One genomic window of Gimesia chilikensis includes the following:
- a CDS encoding phytanoyl-CoA dioxygenase family protein has protein sequence MQLEERRVLRNSEYARWKQDGFLILRGLFDAEEMQDLSEEAWKLTYQSDLIDKHNLRCRFQQTHDDRDCLWETFDPVIDLSPLIRKSAFDPRLLDVLHDLYGERACLFKDKLIFKQPGTKGYELHQDWIAWPGFPRSFLTVLIPLDTANASNGCTEVFPGYHQQGSLSPEDGTYHRLPAETVDESLVVPLELEPGDIAIFDGFTPHRSGPNLSPSWRRQLYLSYNAFSDGGQQRTAHYEEFQVYLRKRYAEYGLTNTWFK, from the coding sequence GTGCAGCTTGAAGAACGACGCGTTTTACGGAACTCTGAGTATGCTCGATGGAAGCAGGATGGATTCCTGATTCTTCGCGGTTTATTCGACGCGGAAGAGATGCAGGACCTCTCAGAGGAAGCATGGAAACTGACTTACCAGAGCGATCTGATTGATAAGCATAATTTACGCTGTCGTTTCCAGCAGACCCATGATGACCGCGACTGTTTGTGGGAAACCTTTGATCCGGTGATCGATCTCAGTCCCTTGATCCGAAAGTCTGCTTTCGATCCGCGACTGCTGGATGTGCTGCATGATTTGTATGGGGAACGAGCCTGTCTCTTCAAGGATAAGCTGATCTTCAAACAACCGGGAACAAAAGGGTATGAACTGCATCAGGACTGGATCGCCTGGCCCGGTTTTCCGCGCAGTTTTCTGACCGTACTGATTCCGCTTGATACCGCGAATGCTTCGAATGGCTGCACAGAAGTCTTTCCCGGCTACCATCAGCAAGGCTCTCTTTCGCCGGAAGATGGTACCTATCATCGCCTGCCGGCTGAAACGGTGGATGAATCCCTGGTGGTGCCTCTGGAACTCGAACCGGGTGACATCGCGATTTTCGATGGTTTCACCCCGCATCGCTCCGGTCCCAATCTGTCCCCCTCTTGGAGACGTCAGTTGTACCTGAGTTACAACGCATTCTCAGATGGGGGACAGCAGCGGACAGCGCATTACGAAGAGTTTCAGGTATATCTGCGCAAGCGTTACGCAGAGTATGGCCTCACGAACACCTGGTTTAAATGA